One stretch of Paenibacillus sp. FSL R5-0341 DNA includes these proteins:
- a CDS encoding glycosyl hydrolase family 28-related protein encodes MFNVFGKKIRISLLLAMVITFVLQDFTGGIHVVEAAGNVIKATDLGVKVNSKSSQTKEIQNALKYFYDRGVEGTIHFPKGTYLVDESIRLYAGVSLSGDGIGQTIFKKTGSAGQYVIGNPILRNNDPRLNIKLSDITIDADRTNREARGESQVGGIIMDMAVSHLTLDRMEIRDTTIGALLRRTKDSEIINSRFDRNNGHAIATGHESYPAGEFTNVKIMNNQITNSGGGSGINLSRATFTTVSGNQIINKTHQTDGYAGIRIPNEGANNTINNNVIENYPRGIFVLTGATGNQVYENTIINASLQAILVESNNNTFTSNTIFQRNAALKPDAIIRLANANNNKLIGNEMTTNAGFSGIGIRTTASSNNEIRNNVTDTAGKSISIEGGSKNVNTGNRNR; translated from the coding sequence ATGTTTAATGTTTTTGGGAAAAAGATACGAATCAGCTTGTTGCTTGCCATGGTTATTACGTTTGTTCTTCAAGATTTTACAGGGGGGATCCACGTCGTCGAAGCAGCGGGTAACGTCATTAAGGCCACGGACTTAGGTGTGAAGGTCAACTCCAAATCTTCACAAACGAAGGAAATTCAAAATGCATTGAAGTATTTCTATGACCGGGGCGTAGAGGGAACGATTCATTTTCCAAAAGGAACCTATCTGGTAGACGAATCCATTCGTCTATATGCAGGAGTAAGTCTGTCCGGTGACGGAATAGGCCAAACGATATTTAAGAAAACCGGATCGGCAGGCCAATATGTGATTGGTAACCCGATTCTGCGCAACAATGATCCACGCCTCAACATCAAATTATCGGATATCACGATCGATGCAGATCGTACGAATCGCGAGGCCCGTGGTGAGAGTCAGGTAGGCGGCATCATTATGGATATGGCTGTATCTCACCTCACATTGGACCGCATGGAGATTCGGGATACAACGATTGGTGCACTGCTTCGCAGAACGAAGGATTCGGAGATTATCAATAGCCGTTTTGACCGGAATAATGGACATGCCATTGCGACAGGACACGAGAGTTATCCGGCAGGTGAGTTCACGAATGTCAAAATTATGAATAACCAAATTACCAACTCAGGCGGGGGCAGTGGCATCAATCTGTCACGTGCAACCTTCACAACGGTATCCGGGAATCAGATTATTAATAAAACTCATCAAACGGATGGATACGCAGGTATTCGCATTCCCAATGAAGGCGCCAACAACACGATTAATAACAATGTGATTGAGAATTATCCGCGTGGAATCTTTGTACTAACGGGTGCGACAGGCAACCAGGTATACGAAAACACGATTATTAATGCATCCTTGCAGGCTATTCTGGTTGAATCGAACAACAATACATTCACCAGCAATACCATTTTCCAACGAAACGCAGCACTGAAACCCGATGCAATCATTCGACTGGCTAATGCCAACAACAACAAGCTCATTGGTAACGAGATGACGACGAACGCTGGGTTTTCCGGGATTGGCATCCGTACCACTGCATCAAGCAACAATGAGATCCGAAATAATGTGACCGACACTGCTGGCAAATCAATCAGTATCGAGGGTGGAAGCAAAAATGTGAACACGGGGAACCGTAATCGGTAA
- a CDS encoding glycoside hydrolase family 9 protein yields MKGSWWRRVAMIALSAGLLAGSLSMGTGLRKADAAAGNQNYAEVLQKAIYFYEAQRSGPLPANNRVEWRGNSGMQDGADVGVDLTGGWYDAGDHVKFGLPMAYSATMLAWSVVEYREGYEQAGQLEEIKDNIKWATDYFMKAHTKPNELWGQVGAGNTDHAWWGPAEVMQMNRPAFKIDASCPGSDLAGETAASLAAASIVFADDDPVYAAKLLQHAKELYHFADTYRGKYSDCITDAQSFYNSWSGYYDELAWGGAWLYLATNDSAYLSKAIAATNQWSSSGGAANWPYTWTQGWDNKNYGAQILLARITSSLNMPEAARFIQSTERNLDYWSVGTNGQRVRYTPGGLAWLDQWGSLRYAANASFISFVYSDWVSDPVKKSRYQDFAVSQMNYILGDNPRQSSYVVGYGQNAPQHPHHRTAHGSWLNNEDVPANHRHILYGAMVGGPDASDGYTDDIGDYVSNEVATDYNAGFTGALAKMNLLFGQNHQPLSNFPAPEVKGDEFFVEAAVKSSGSNYTEIRAQLNNRSAWPARMGDQLSFKYFLDLSEVYAAGRTVSDVQVTTSYTEGATVSQPVVVNAAQHIYAITANFGNTKIYPGGEGNYRKEVQFRITGPQGAWNASNDHSFQTLTTGNPVKSVYLPVYDAGVKVYGQEPGVTPVTVPSAPAGVQAVAGSNQVSLTWAAAPGAESYTVKRSEVSGGPYTSVVTGVNGLTYTNTGLTNGKAYYYVVTAVNSAGESSNSIQVSATPQAATTLPGALTLSGTAGNAQSILTWTAASGAISYKVQRSVAGGTYADVATGLSVLTYTDTTAVNGTTYNYRIAAVNANGQTLSNVLALTPSAPPVTTGTLEVQYRSGGSGNSSNAVTPQFNVKNTGTQAIDLSTVKIRYYFTKDGTENMTFWCDYAQMGTANIEGTFVAVNPAKGTADTYLEISFKSGAGSLAAGAETGVIQARFSKNNWSNFDQSNDYSFDATKTAFTAWNKVTGYQGSTKVWGLEP; encoded by the coding sequence TTTCTATGAAGCACAGCGTTCAGGTCCATTACCAGCGAATAATCGGGTCGAATGGCGTGGCAATTCGGGCATGCAGGATGGGGCTGATGTAGGCGTTGATCTGACCGGAGGATGGTATGATGCCGGAGATCATGTGAAATTCGGATTACCGATGGCGTATTCTGCTACCATGCTGGCCTGGTCCGTCGTGGAATACCGCGAAGGATATGAGCAGGCAGGGCAACTGGAGGAGATTAAGGATAATATCAAGTGGGCCACAGACTATTTTATGAAAGCGCATACGAAACCAAATGAATTATGGGGACAAGTCGGAGCCGGGAATACGGATCACGCCTGGTGGGGCCCTGCTGAAGTGATGCAGATGAACCGGCCTGCCTTTAAGATTGATGCTTCCTGTCCAGGCAGTGACCTGGCGGGAGAAACAGCGGCATCACTGGCAGCTGCATCAATTGTATTTGCCGATGATGATCCTGTGTATGCTGCGAAGCTGCTTCAACATGCGAAGGAGCTGTATCACTTTGCAGATACTTACCGGGGGAAATACTCCGATTGTATTACCGATGCACAATCGTTCTATAACTCATGGTCTGGATATTATGATGAGCTGGCATGGGGTGGAGCATGGCTTTATTTAGCCACTAATGATAGCGCTTACTTGTCCAAAGCGATTGCGGCAACCAATCAGTGGTCTTCCAGTGGAGGTGCTGCCAATTGGCCATATACCTGGACACAAGGCTGGGACAATAAAAACTACGGTGCCCAGATTTTGCTGGCTCGTATTACGTCCAGTCTGAACATGCCGGAGGCCGCAAGGTTTATTCAATCTACTGAGCGTAACCTGGATTATTGGTCTGTCGGGACCAATGGACAGAGAGTCAGATACACACCGGGAGGTCTGGCGTGGCTGGATCAGTGGGGCTCGCTCCGGTATGCAGCGAATGCATCCTTTATCTCGTTTGTCTATTCCGACTGGGTCAGTGATCCTGTGAAGAAATCCAGATATCAGGATTTCGCCGTTTCACAAATGAACTACATTCTGGGAGATAATCCACGTCAGAGCAGTTATGTGGTCGGGTACGGACAAAATGCACCCCAGCATCCGCATCACCGGACCGCTCACGGTTCTTGGTTGAACAATGAGGATGTCCCGGCGAATCACCGCCATATTCTGTATGGTGCCATGGTCGGTGGCCCGGATGCATCGGATGGGTATACTGATGATATCGGGGATTATGTGAGCAATGAGGTGGCAACGGATTATAACGCGGGATTCACTGGTGCGCTAGCTAAAATGAATCTGCTATTTGGTCAGAATCATCAGCCCCTTTCGAACTTCCCTGCACCTGAGGTGAAGGGTGATGAGTTCTTTGTAGAGGCTGCTGTTAAATCATCCGGTTCCAATTATACGGAAATCAGGGCACAGCTTAATAATCGGTCTGCTTGGCCTGCCCGTATGGGAGATCAACTGTCCTTTAAGTATTTCCTTGATCTGAGCGAGGTGTATGCTGCCGGACGTACCGTCTCGGATGTGCAAGTGACAACATCCTATACGGAGGGGGCGACGGTATCCCAACCGGTTGTGGTCAATGCAGCCCAGCATATCTATGCCATTACAGCGAACTTCGGTAATACGAAGATCTATCCCGGCGGGGAAGGAAATTATCGTAAAGAAGTTCAGTTCCGCATTACAGGCCCACAGGGCGCATGGAATGCAAGCAATGATCATTCGTTCCAGACGCTGACTACAGGTAATCCTGTGAAGAGCGTATACCTTCCTGTCTACGATGCAGGGGTAAAGGTGTATGGACAGGAGCCGGGCGTTACACCGGTCACGGTTCCGAGCGCACCTGCTGGCGTGCAGGCTGTGGCGGGCAGCAATCAGGTTAGCTTGACCTGGGCAGCTGCACCCGGGGCTGAATCATACACGGTGAAGCGTTCCGAGGTGAGTGGAGGACCGTATACATCTGTCGTGACGGGTGTTAATGGATTGACCTATACGAACACGGGACTGACGAACGGGAAGGCTTATTATTATGTGGTAACCGCTGTAAATTCGGCAGGGGAATCTTCGAATTCTATACAGGTGTCGGCTACACCGCAAGCAGCAACGACTTTGCCGGGAGCGCTGACTTTAAGTGGGACAGCTGGCAATGCGCAGTCGATCCTGACCTGGACAGCAGCCTCGGGCGCTATTAGCTATAAGGTGCAACGTTCGGTAGCGGGCGGGACATATGCGGATGTGGCAACGGGATTGTCCGTGCTGACTTACACCGATACGACAGCCGTGAATGGCACCACGTACAATTACCGGATTGCAGCAGTGAATGCGAACGGACAGACGCTGTCCAATGTCCTGGCACTGACGCCTTCTGCACCTCCGGTGACGACCGGTACACTCGAAGTGCAGTACCGCAGCGGAGGGTCCGGGAATTCGAGCAATGCGGTAACCCCGCAGTTCAATGTGAAAAATACCGGAACACAGGCGATTGATCTCAGTACCGTGAAGATCCGATATTATTTCACCAAGGATGGTACGGAGAATATGACCTTCTGGTGTGACTATGCCCAGATGGGCACGGCCAATATCGAAGGGACATTCGTCGCAGTGAATCCGGCAAAGGGTACAGCAGACACGTATCTGGAGATCAGCTTCAAGTCCGGAGCGGGCAGTTTGGCCGCTGGAGCAGAGACCGGCGTGATTCAGGCACGCTTTTCCAAAAATAATTGGAGCAATTTCGATCAAAGTAATGACTATTCCTTTGACGCCACCAAGACGGCTTTTACTGCTTGGAACAAGGTAACCGGGTATCAGGGAAGCACCAAAGTATGGGGCTTGGAGCCGTAA
- a CDS encoding glycoside hydrolase family 48 protein, whose translation MLKSAAKKSLTAMLAGTVMLTGYTGLWAGPQTAHAANQAIEIQSDSINEARFLQLYDQLKDPANGYFSPEGIPYHSIETLLSEAPDYGHMTTSEAYSYWLWLETMYGHYTGDWSKLEAAWDSMEKYIIPVNEGDGKEEQPTMSSYNPNSPATYAAEKPFPDQYPSAINGQYAAGKDPLDAEFKAAYGNNQTYLMHWLLDVDNWYGYGNLLNPSHTAAYVNTFQRGEQESVWEAIPHPSQDNKTFGKPNEGFMSLFTKETQAPSAQWRYTNATDADARAVQVLYWAKEMGYTNTAYLDKAKKMGDYLRYGMHDKYFQKIGSAKNGTPTPGTGKDSNMYLMAWYTSWGGGLGQGGDWAWRIGASHTHQAYQNPVAAYALSDPAGGLIPKSATAKADWNASLKRQLEFYTWLQSYEGAIGGGATNSLDGSYKAYPAGVSTFYDMAYQEAPVYRDPDSNTWFGFQAWSLERVAEMYYILAESGDLSSENFQMAKKVITKWIDWSKDYVFVDERPVTDAQGYYLNAAGGRILGGLNAQVATTPAPGEFWIPGSQEWQGQPDKWNGFSSFTENPNFRVVTKDPAQDTGVLGSYIKALTFFAAGTQAENGTLSAKGQEAKDLAETLLDTAWDYNDGVGIVTEEVRKDYFRFFAKEIYIPANWSGTFGQGNTIPGTAGVPSDPAKGGNGVYIGYSDLRPAIKQDPAWAYLDNLYKTSYNPTTKTWENGAPTFTYHRFWSQVDIATAYGEYDRLLGDSDSPEVEVPAAPAGVTATGGSEKVVLNWNAAAGAATYTVKRAEVNGGPYTPVATGVTGSTFTDTGLTNGTTYYYVITAVNAVGESTPSTQASATPLAGVVVPGVFNLTGTAGNAQAVLTWTASTGAASYKVQRSVGSGAYADLATGLTALTYTDATAVNGTAYNYRVVAINTSGQTNSNVLVLTPLAPPVTTGTLEVQYRNGSSGTSGNAITPQFNVKNTGTTAVDLSKVKVRYYFTKDSAADLSFWCDYAQIGSGNVEGHFVSVDPAKGTADAYLEISFKPGAGSLAAGAETGVIQGRFSKNNWTNFDQTNDYSFDSTKTAFSAWTKVTAYQDGAKVWGIEP comes from the coding sequence ATGTTGAAATCAGCTGCGAAAAAAAGTTTAACAGCCATGCTGGCGGGAACCGTCATGTTGACCGGATACACCGGACTCTGGGCAGGGCCACAAACGGCACATGCCGCCAATCAGGCCATCGAGATTCAGTCAGACAGCATTAATGAAGCCCGGTTTTTGCAATTGTATGATCAGTTAAAAGATCCGGCGAACGGATATTTTTCTCCAGAGGGCATTCCGTATCACTCCATTGAAACGCTGCTCAGCGAGGCACCGGATTATGGGCACATGACGACATCAGAGGCGTACAGTTACTGGCTATGGCTAGAGACGATGTACGGTCACTATACGGGGGATTGGTCCAAACTGGAAGCGGCATGGGATAGCATGGAAAAATACATTATTCCGGTCAATGAAGGCGATGGCAAGGAAGAGCAGCCTACCATGAGTTCTTACAATCCGAATAGCCCTGCCACGTATGCAGCGGAAAAACCATTCCCGGATCAATATCCATCGGCGATTAATGGACAATATGCAGCAGGAAAGGACCCGCTGGATGCGGAATTCAAAGCAGCTTACGGGAACAATCAGACCTATCTGATGCACTGGTTGCTGGACGTGGATAATTGGTACGGATATGGAAACCTGTTGAATCCATCTCATACGGCTGCCTATGTGAATACGTTCCAGCGTGGAGAGCAGGAGTCGGTGTGGGAAGCCATTCCGCATCCGTCTCAGGATAATAAAACATTTGGTAAGCCGAACGAGGGCTTCATGAGCCTGTTCACGAAAGAAACGCAAGCACCATCAGCGCAGTGGCGTTATACAAATGCAACCGATGCCGATGCACGTGCAGTACAGGTGTTGTACTGGGCGAAGGAGATGGGATACACCAATACGGCGTATCTGGATAAGGCCAAGAAGATGGGTGACTATCTGCGATATGGTATGCACGACAAGTACTTCCAGAAGATCGGCAGTGCGAAGAATGGTACACCAACCCCGGGTACAGGTAAGGATTCCAACATGTATCTCATGGCCTGGTATACGTCATGGGGCGGTGGCTTGGGTCAAGGTGGGGATTGGGCTTGGCGGATTGGTGCGAGCCATACGCATCAGGCCTATCAGAATCCGGTCGCGGCATACGCCTTGTCTGATCCGGCAGGTGGCTTGATTCCGAAATCAGCTACAGCCAAGGCAGACTGGAATGCATCCTTGAAGCGCCAGCTGGAGTTCTACACATGGTTACAATCCTATGAAGGAGCGATCGGCGGGGGCGCAACGAACAGTCTGGACGGTTCATACAAAGCCTATCCGGCTGGGGTGAGCACATTCTATGACATGGCATATCAGGAGGCTCCTGTATATCGTGATCCTGATTCGAACACATGGTTTGGATTCCAAGCATGGTCGCTGGAACGTGTAGCCGAGATGTATTATATTCTTGCCGAGAGCGGGGATCTGAGTTCCGAGAACTTCCAGATGGCCAAAAAAGTCATTACCAAGTGGATCGACTGGTCCAAGGATTATGTATTTGTGGATGAGCGTCCAGTGACGGATGCCCAAGGGTACTATCTGAACGCAGCAGGCGGGCGGATTCTTGGTGGTCTGAATGCACAGGTAGCGACAACACCAGCCCCAGGAGAGTTCTGGATTCCAGGCAGTCAGGAGTGGCAAGGTCAACCGGATAAATGGAATGGCTTCAGTTCCTTCACGGAAAATCCGAACTTCCGTGTGGTCACCAAAGATCCTGCACAGGACACAGGGGTACTGGGAAGTTACATTAAGGCGCTGACCTTCTTTGCCGCAGGAACCCAGGCAGAGAATGGAACGCTCAGTGCCAAAGGTCAGGAAGCGAAGGATCTGGCTGAGACACTGCTGGATACGGCGTGGGATTACAATGATGGCGTGGGGATTGTAACGGAAGAAGTGCGTAAAGACTACTTCCGCTTCTTCGCAAAAGAGATCTACATTCCTGCGAACTGGTCAGGAACGTTCGGTCAGGGCAATACGATTCCTGGTACAGCAGGTGTACCTTCCGATCCGGCAAAAGGCGGCAATGGCGTATACATTGGATACTCCGATCTGCGTCCAGCGATCAAGCAAGATCCGGCATGGGCTTACCTGGATAATCTGTACAAAACGTCGTATAATCCGACAACGAAAACATGGGAAAATGGCGCACCAACCTTTACGTATCACCGTTTCTGGTCACAGGTGGATATAGCTACAGCTTACGGCGAGTATGATCGTCTTCTCGGAGATTCCGACAGTCCTGAAGTGGAAGTGCCCGCTGCTCCTGCTGGCGTAACAGCAACTGGAGGAAGTGAGAAAGTGGTTCTGAATTGGAATGCAGCTGCTGGTGCAGCCACGTATACCGTGAAACGTGCAGAAGTGAACGGTGGTCCTTATACGCCTGTAGCGACAGGGGTCACAGGATCAACATTCACGGACACAGGCTTGACCAATGGCACAACATATTATTATGTGATTACTGCGGTGAATGCCGTAGGTGAGTCCACACCGTCAACACAGGCATCTGCAACACCGCTGGCAGGTGTTGTTGTGCCAGGCGTATTCAACCTTACTGGAACGGCTGGTAATGCCCAGGCGGTACTGACATGGACAGCATCGACTGGAGCAGCAAGTTATAAGGTACAACGTTCGGTAGGCAGCGGAGCATATGCGGATCTGGCGACAGGGTTGACCGCACTGACGTATACCGATGCTACAGCGGTGAATGGTACAGCTTACAATTACAGAGTCGTTGCCATCAATACGAGTGGTCAGACGAATTCGAATGTATTGGTGTTGACACCATTGGCACCTCCAGTTACAACGGGAACGCTTGAAGTACAATACCGTAATGGTAGTTCAGGAACTTCGGGCAATGCGATTACTCCACAGTTCAATGTGAAGAACACGGGTACAACTGCTGTGGACTTGAGCAAAGTGAAGGTCCGGTATTATTTCACGAAGGACAGTGCCGCTGATCTGAGTTTCTGGTGTGATTATGCACAGATTGGTAGCGGTAACGTGGAAGGGCATTTTGTTTCCGTAGATCCGGCCAAGGGCACGGCAGATGCGTATCTGGAGATTAGTTTCAAACCGGGTGCTGGCAGCTTGGCTGCGGGTGCCGAGACCGGAGTTATCCAGGGACGTTTTTCGAAAAACAACTGGACGAATTTTGATCAAACCAATGATTATTCCTTTGATTCCACCAAAACGGCCTTCAGTGCCTGGACGAAAGTGACAGCTTACCAGGATGGCGCCAAAGTATGGGGAATTGAACCTTAA
- a CDS encoding alpha-N-arabinofuranosidase, whose protein sequence is MEKAKMTVDKDFTIGVVDKRLYGSFIEHLGRAVYGGIYEPGHPSANEQGFRKDVLEMVKELQVPIVRYPGGNFVSGYNWEDSVGPVSERKRRLELAWRTIETNEFGFNEFVDWAKQANSEVMMAVNLGTRGTDAARNIVEYSNHPEGSYYSDLRIKHGYKQPHAIKTWCLGNEMDGPWQIGHKTADEYGRLAVEAAKVMKWTDPTIELVACGSSNLNMPSFPEWEATVLDHTYDHVEYLSLHQYYGNQEQDTPTFLARSLEMDRFIDTVKATCDYIKAKKRSKKTMYLSFDEWNVWYHSNENDSKMDPWQIAPPQLEDIYNHEDALLVGCMLISMLKHADRVKMACLAQLVNVIAPIMTDTGGGSWRQTIFYPFMHTSLFGRGTALVPLIQSPKYDTKQITDVPYLEAIAVHNEEQGEVTVFAVNRHLEESLPLEVDLRSFGKCTVIEHIVLESDDLKATNTAAQPNRVAPHNRGGAVVSDTLITASLAKASWNVIRLKVQ, encoded by the coding sequence ATGGAAAAAGCAAAAATGACGGTAGACAAAGATTTTACAATTGGAGTAGTTGATAAGCGTTTATACGGTTCATTCATTGAGCATCTCGGACGTGCCGTGTACGGTGGAATATATGAGCCTGGACACCCATCTGCGAACGAACAGGGTTTTCGCAAGGATGTGCTGGAGATGGTTAAGGAGCTGCAAGTACCGATTGTACGTTATCCTGGGGGTAACTTTGTATCCGGTTACAATTGGGAAGATTCGGTTGGACCGGTGTCTGAACGCAAACGCAGATTGGAACTCGCCTGGAGAACGATTGAGACCAATGAATTTGGCTTCAACGAATTCGTGGATTGGGCGAAACAAGCCAATTCCGAAGTGATGATGGCGGTCAATCTGGGAACACGCGGCACGGATGCAGCACGCAACATTGTAGAGTACAGCAACCATCCGGAAGGTTCGTATTATAGTGATCTTCGCATCAAGCACGGATACAAGCAGCCTCATGCGATCAAAACATGGTGTCTGGGCAACGAGATGGATGGTCCGTGGCAGATTGGTCACAAAACGGCAGATGAGTATGGACGGTTAGCTGTTGAAGCGGCAAAAGTCATGAAGTGGACGGACCCGACGATTGAGCTGGTAGCCTGCGGAAGTTCGAACCTGAATATGCCGTCGTTCCCGGAATGGGAAGCAACGGTGCTGGATCATACGTATGATCACGTGGAGTATCTGTCTCTGCATCAGTACTACGGCAACCAGGAGCAAGATACGCCAACCTTCCTGGCGCGCTCGCTTGAAATGGATCGTTTTATCGACACCGTGAAGGCGACCTGTGATTACATCAAAGCGAAGAAGCGCAGTAAGAAGACGATGTATCTTTCCTTTGACGAGTGGAATGTATGGTATCACTCCAATGAAAATGATTCGAAGATGGACCCGTGGCAGATTGCTCCACCACAGCTGGAGGATATCTACAACCACGAGGATGCACTTCTTGTCGGCTGTATGTTGATCAGTATGCTGAAACATGCGGATCGGGTTAAAATGGCATGTCTGGCACAACTCGTTAACGTAATTGCACCAATCATGACAGATACGGGCGGCGGCTCATGGAGACAGACGATCTTCTATCCATTCATGCATACGTCCCTCTTTGGACGTGGAACAGCATTGGTGCCATTGATCCAGTCTCCAAAATACGATACCAAACAAATCACAGATGTTCCTTATCTGGAAGCTATTGCGGTTCATAACGAAGAGCAAGGTGAAGTGACCGTATTTGCAGTCAACCGCCATCTGGAAGAATCCCTTCCGCTCGAAGTGGACCTGCGGAGCTTCGGGAAGTGTACCGTGATCGAGCATATCGTGCTGGAAAGTGATGATCTCAAAGCAACGAATACCGCCGCACAACCGAACCGCGTCGCACCTCATAATCGTGGGGGTGCAGTTGTATCTGATACCCTGATTACGGCGAGCTTGGCGAAAGCATCATGGAACGTAATTCGATTGAAAGTGCAGTAA
- a CDS encoding SH3 domain-containing C40 family peptidase — protein MNWKKTIITASVTATMLMGSLTTGALTAQISAAAVDNSQVKVIWGVNLRTSPTSSAKVVRMVAKGETVTVLQKSGSDWYKIKDSANRTGYISSSSKYTQAVSGSTSGSGSDSGTSVTGNAAVEKVIAAGMKYWGTPYEFGASRSSTATFDCSSFVRQAFIDALGIKLPADSRKQGAYVKEKGAVQTNWKNLKRGDLMYFMSYKGSSASSYSGVNKSTATITHTGIYLGDGKVLHTYSNAGGGVTTSDISGKHWEYRFLFGGSAL, from the coding sequence ATGAACTGGAAGAAAACCATTATTACGGCAAGTGTCACAGCAACGATGCTGATGGGAAGTCTGACGACAGGAGCACTAACGGCACAGATATCGGCAGCTGCTGTTGACAATTCACAAGTAAAAGTAATCTGGGGTGTAAACCTACGCACATCACCTACTTCTTCTGCGAAGGTTGTTCGCATGGTCGCTAAAGGGGAAACGGTAACGGTACTTCAGAAATCCGGTTCGGATTGGTACAAGATTAAGGATTCTGCTAACCGGACAGGCTACATATCTTCTTCATCCAAATACACACAAGCTGTTAGTGGCAGCACAAGCGGCTCAGGTTCAGATAGTGGTACATCGGTTACTGGCAATGCGGCTGTGGAAAAAGTGATTGCGGCGGGGATGAAATATTGGGGTACACCGTACGAATTCGGAGCTAGTCGTAGCAGCACAGCTACTTTTGACTGTTCCAGCTTTGTACGTCAGGCCTTTATCGATGCACTTGGCATCAAACTTCCAGCGGATTCCCGCAAACAGGGAGCCTATGTGAAAGAAAAGGGTGCGGTTCAGACCAACTGGAAAAACCTGAAACGCGGCGATCTGATGTATTTCATGTCTTATAAAGGCAGTTCTGCATCATCGTATTCGGGCGTGAATAAATCCACTGCAACCATTACGCACACAGGGATTTATCTGGGCGACGGCAAAGTATTACACACATATTCCAACGCTGGCGGTGGTGTAACGACTAGTGATATCTCAGGCAAACATTGGGAGTATCGCTTCCTGTTCGGTGGTAGTGCACTGTAG
- a CDS encoding ArsR family transcriptional regulator, whose amino-acid sequence MIRANTDAEWLPLYEALASEVRLQIIRLVAETPMNVKDLAASLGLSSAIVTMHVRKLQDVGIIQSKMIRKDGGTHKMNSLAVDWIGISMPQETGTSRKLHEVSVPVGHYTHFDVYPTCGLATSTQVIGQYDDPRYFLDPERMHAHILWFGRGFVEYKIPNYILSGQQINAIELSLEIGSEAPSVNPNWPSDITFMLNGIRLGEWTSPGDSGNGRGMFTPEWWSDSVNQYGMLKVLRITNEGTFIDGQHLSEITLADIPVERNQWTLRLSVEEDAQHVGGLTLYGEGFGNYNQDILFRLYYQD is encoded by the coding sequence GTGATTAGAGCAAATACCGATGCCGAATGGCTACCCCTATATGAAGCACTTGCCAGTGAAGTCCGTCTACAGATCATCCGCCTCGTTGCAGAGACTCCGATGAATGTGAAAGACCTCGCTGCTTCACTCGGTTTGAGTAGTGCTATCGTAACCATGCATGTCCGCAAACTTCAGGATGTTGGCATTATTCAGTCCAAAATGATACGCAAAGACGGCGGCACACATAAAATGAACAGCCTTGCTGTAGACTGGATTGGCATCTCCATGCCTCAGGAAACCGGCACATCCCGCAAGCTCCATGAGGTTTCTGTACCAGTGGGGCACTACACTCATTTTGATGTCTATCCCACATGTGGTCTGGCTACATCTACTCAGGTCATTGGACAATACGACGACCCTCGTTATTTCCTCGACCCCGAGCGCATGCACGCCCATATTCTATGGTTTGGCCGCGGATTCGTGGAGTACAAAATTCCAAACTATATCTTATCCGGACAACAGATCAATGCCATTGAATTATCACTCGAAATAGGGTCAGAAGCCCCTTCGGTTAATCCGAATTGGCCCTCGGATATTACATTCATGCTTAATGGCATCCGATTGGGGGAATGGACAAGCCCCGGAGATTCAGGCAACGGACGCGGCATGTTCACCCCGGAATGGTGGAGTGACAGTGTCAATCAATACGGCATGCTCAAGGTGCTGCGAATTACGAATGAAGGTACGTTTATTGATGGACAGCACTTGTCCGAGATCACACTCGCGGATATTCCGGTGGAACGAAACCAGTGGACCTTGCGTCTCTCCGTGGAAGAAGATGCCCAGCATGTAGGCGGTCTTACCTTGTATGGTGAGGGATTCGGTAACTACAACCAGGATATCCTGTTCCGACTGTATTATCAGGATTGA